A single window of Salminus brasiliensis chromosome 18, fSalBra1.hap2, whole genome shotgun sequence DNA harbors:
- the tmlhe gene encoding trimethyllysine dioxygenase, mitochondrial, which yields MMSLTRMFVSLRGPLQTLSQAGCKPTQLRSQRWQHTDPQSTASSYRLLDDCFELSYGGVVRHFDYVWLRDHCRSASCFNSKTNQRNLDTASIELRIKPVKTRVDEENLFLTWPDGHVTRYNLTWLVENSYEGQKESAVQPRILWNSEIYTNAKVPSANWEKFMSCDEEQKRFLKNFLMYGIAFVEDVPATLEATETATQRVSLIRETMYGRMWNFTSDFSRGDTAYTKLALDRHTDTSYFQEPCGIQVFHCLRHEGTGGRTLLVDGFNAADKVFQQSPENFELLSRVPIKHEYIENHAHHRNHMIGIGPVLNVYPWNNEVYMIRYNNYDRAAINTVPHDVVQRWYAAHRQLTTELRKPENELWVKLKPGKVLFIDNWRVLHGRESFTGLRQLCGCYLSRDDTLNTARSLGLQA from the exons ATGATGTCCCTAACCCGAATGTTCGTCAGCCTGCGAGGGCCTCTGCAGACATTGTCTCAAGCTGGATGCAAACCAACCCAGTTAAGGAGCCAAAGATGGCAACACACCGATCCTCAATCCACTGCTAGCTCCTATCGGCTGCTGGATGACTGCTTTG AGCTCAGCTATGGTGGCGTGGTGAGGCACTTTGACTACGTGTGGCTGAGGGACCACTGCCGCTCCGCCTCCTGCTTCAACTCCAAAACCAACCAACGCAACCTGGACACCGCCAGCATTGAACTCCGCATCAAGCCTGTGAAGACCCGGGTGGACGAGGAGAACCTTTTCCTCACGT GGCCCGATGGTCATGTTACGCGCTACAATCTGACCTGGCTGGTCGAGAACAGCTACGAGGGTCAAAAAGAGAGTGCCGTGCAGCCACGCATCCTGTGGAACTCTGAGATCTACACCAATGCCAAGGTGCCTTCAGCCAACTGGGAGAAGTTCATGAGCTGTGATGAGGAGCAGAAGAGGTTCCTGAAAAACTTCTTGATGTACGGCATTGCGTTTGTGGAAGATGTCCCAGCCACACTGGAAGCCACTGAGACAGCAACCCAAAGAGTTAGCCTGATCAG AGAGACCATGTACGGGCGCATGTGGAATTTCACCTCCGATTTCTCCCGTGGAGACACAGCCTACACCAAACTGGCCCTGGACCGCCACACGGACACCTCGTACTTCCAAGAGCCTTGTGG CATCCAGGTGTTCCACTGTCTAAGGCATGAGGGCACCGGCGGCAGGACTCTGCTGGTGGATGGCTTCAACGCTGCCGACAAAGTCTTCCAGCAGTCGCCTGAGAACTTTGAGCTTCTTTCACGCGTGCCTATCAAACACGAGTACATCGAGAACCATGCCCACCACCGCAATCACATGATCGGCATCGGCCCTGTGCTCAACGTCTACCCCTGGAACAATGAGGTCTACATGATCCG GTATAATAACTATGACCGCGCAGCGATCAACACGGTTCCTCACGATGTGGTGCAGCGCTGGTACGCAGCGCACAGACAGCTCACTACTGAGCTGAGGAAGCCTGAGAACGAGCTGTGGGTAAAACTCAAACCTGGCAAG GTTCTCTTTATTGATAACTGGAGAGTGCTGCACGGTAGAGAGTCCTTCACTGGGCTCCGTCAGCTCTGTGGCTGTTATCTGTCCAGAGACGACACGCTCAACACAGCCCGCTCCCTCGGCCTTCAGGCTTGA